In Syngnathus typhle isolate RoL2023-S1 ecotype Sweden linkage group LG13, RoL_Styp_1.0, whole genome shotgun sequence, the sequence CAGCATAACAAACACTCAAAAGTACAAAAGAAGGGTTTTCCGGTCAGAGCAAGCTCCAATTAAATCTCTGCAGGGTGTTCTGAAGAAAACTGAGAACAACAGAATCCCTCACAAACTGCCAAAGAAACAGGAAGAAAATTAAGTCGAAAGGTACCTTACTTACAAATACAATGCTAGATTATCTAGATTATTCCATACCGTATTTTTTTGCCCTTTTAATATCTATCTGTTGAAATGTAGAAAACGTGAATTGTGActttttctttgaaaaaaataacttgTGAACATCCTGTTGGCCTTCCTCTGTCTTCCTCCACGCCTCTAGATAAAACAAGGAGTGGTCGAGGGGCAGCTGACTGAACTCACAGAGACGCAGCCAGTACTGGACAGAAGAGGATGAGATGACTCAGGAGCAGATGTGGAGGTTGACCTGGACCGTATTCCCAAAGAGGCAAAACGCCATGGGAGATGACTACACTGTCACTTCAGGAACAGCTTCCCTTCAATTTGGGAATTTATCTCTGTTGTGAGAGGCTCTCAAGGGGACATCTGATCTAAGAACTACATATTCTGGATCATTTCTACTTCAATAAAGAGCAAGTAAGTCAGAGTTTTGATCACGGGCAGGGTTAGAACATCTTACATACTTCCTTATTGTATTGAGGATTGGATAGTTTGTGACATTAAAGATCCAGTTGAACAGTGCAAGGTTTGTGAGTGGACAGACAGAGAGAATGGAGAGAAtggagcaaaaataaaacagagcAACGGTAGATTAAGTAGattaatacaataaacagaacTAGTAGCAACCAAGACAGGACAGGAtataggttaggttaggttaggttaggttaggttaggttaggttaggttaggttaggataggataggataggataggataggataggataggataggataggataggataggataagATATAGGATATAGGATATAGGATATAGGATAGGATATAGGATATAGGATATAGGATATAGGATATAGAATATAGGATAGGATATAGGATAGGACAGGATAGGATAGGACAAGATAGGATTGGATATGACGGGAtaagacaggacaggacaggattgGATATGatgggacaggacaggacagtgGAGTGAACCAGGCGGTGCTACAAGACTTTTGGATAGGGAACCTTGAATACAAATGAGAGGACAGTCCAGGCAGTTTACATACCGGATCACATGACTCATGCGTGGAAGTGTTCTGGTGTATGAGAGGGAAGGATTcccaatcaaagtcaaagtcaaagtctgctttattgtcaacatcttcacatgccgagacacacaaagagatcgaaattacgttttccctatcccacggtgacaagacattacacgatagacatacaagtaaacgacgcaatataaaaaacaagaaggcacaaacaataaataataataataatcagagcccagaaaaatGTTGCCAACCAGCTGCTCCACCAGCCCACCGCTGTAGGAGAGCGAGACTCTAAATTGATTACTTAAGGAGCTTGGGTGGAAGTTAGGATTCGTCTTGTGACTGCCTTGTAAAGATAATGTGCCTAACTGACAATTAATTGACTACTATGCTGTCCAATTGTTTAGAGTGATTCATAATGcttaatttgtattttatttgtttacacTGTGTCATGTCATTCAGCCTTGTTCTTTATTAAGAGTTGTCAACAATATCAATTTGAAAAGGAGTGGAAAGTTTCAAAGTAAATTTAGACTTATACCCAAATTTCAGTCGGTTGACTACAACTTTTTTGTGTTGAAATGTAATCACATAACTATACTGAAATCAGAATTAatcgtaccgtttttttccgtgtatagtgcgcaaaatttaacgaatttattgtcctaaaatctggggtgcgcattatacatgggtacaaaaaatttttaactttttttttttttttttagaaaacaaaaccaacaacaggactgaccgacaaagtcgtggaacaaaaagacagggtgacattaccaaagacacgaacagaaagcaaacagacatcatgacagtaacacatgcaatgatccgacggtgagcgaggggcagacaggacttaaatacaaaacacgttacatcgattgaggtgacacaggaagagaggggcgacgcgaacagaaactatggcaacctagacacatagcaaaactggggacgagacgtgacaaatgtccctcgaaatgaaacttgaaatcaccaagttttggtttccaagggtgtttttattcctcttcaacgtctctcagccgcctttttcacgtccgcacgcctctttcccgtgcgcgcacggagcgcggtggtgcgtttatgggcagtcggagaaatcaacgccaacaaaaaaaattacatccagcctagttaagaccataccaaagactataaaaatggtacccattgcctccctgcgtgtgtgacgatcattgggacttaaaaaaaaaaaaaaaaaaaaattcataaagaaaaattcataaaaattgggtgcgtattatacatgggtacaggcttttttccagcatcaccatgccatttttagggtgcgtattgtacatgggggcgcactatacacggaaaaaaacggtatatttttcacctgttttctttaaaaagaaaatatatatatatatattatttttgaaaaatcacGTTTCAATAACGTTaccataaaaaacatttttgttaaatagCTTCCACATACTGCTTTCCTGACAAACAAATGCTACTATTTTAGCAATTGTCCATTATGGTAATTTAGTACAGCTgtggaacaaaacttccatatGGTGCTGGTCTGATTTGCAGGGAATTTGTTGACTGTCATTGTTTTAACAGGGCTCAATGGATGTGGTCTTCTGGGCCCActgtttctctctttctctgttgattgtttgggggaaaaaataccACTTCACCTTTTACATAGTCTATGAACAGCCACTGCAGCACTGCAGTTTGTCAGTTTGTGTATACAAGGTGAAATGTTCGTTTTATGTGAATCTGTCAAATAAAACTAGCAACTAAAGTCTGCACCATTTGTTCTTTCTCAGTTTTAGGCAAAAAGGATCAGGTCAAAATTCATCAAACGCCAGGATGAAGCCTCTTTACAATTTGGGCTTACTCCTGCTGGGCCTTCATTTCCTGACTGTCAGCGGGCAGCTGGAACCCAAAAACCAAATGCCCCCTGACCCTCTTACTGCTACTCAAAGAAGTGGGCTCGTTGAGCGGGACGTGCAGGGTCCGGTGAGGCCCAACAATACAATGCCGCGCCGTCGAATGCCCCCCATGTGTAGTGCGCCCACAGAAATCCGTGACACATTCAAGTACATCAACACGGTGGTGTCCTGCTTGGTGTTTGTTGTGGGCATCATCGGAAACTCCACGCTCTTAAGGATCATCTATAAGAACAAATGCATGCGGAACGGGCCAAATATCCTAATAGCCAGTCTGGCTCTCGGAGACCTGCTACACATCATCATCGGCATTCCCATTAACGTTTACAAGGTCAGTTTAAAGGTCATCTGAAATTCAAACTAATATTTTGGCTGAGTTTTGGACTCACATGACAAGCCCACCCTTACCCAAAAGGTACATactttattaatgttattatttCCACTGGTTCCTGAGCCCCTTGAGTTCCCATTATCTTTGGCATgttaatatgtgaatatttggaatattttttaacGTGTGTATTATGCAAGCGAAAAATGATTGAAATGAGAGGGGGAAAAGGTTGTCAAAACAATGTCGGGTGGGACGGGTCCATATGACTCCAATTGACCTCAAGTCGTGTCACAGGGTTACTGTACCTTTACAGCCAGAAGGGCTTTGCTGTCTGACAAAAACATGActgagttttatttttctaaagcCATTAACCCTGACCAGGATAAAGAGATTATTACTTTCATGTCCACTGAAACCAATAAACTGAGCTTCACGCATGTCTATTGTAAACTGCATGCCTGAAGCtgggaaaaaaaccaaaagAGAATTTGCTTCATGGTTGGATTGTGACTGCTgaactctctccctccctccctccctccagctCCTAGCAGAGGATTGGCCTTTTGGGGTGGCTCTGTGTAAGGTGGTGCCATTTGTCCAGAAAGCCTCGGTGGGGATCACAGTGCTGAGTCTGTGTGCGCTGAGTATAGACAGGCAAGTTTTATTGTTAGCCCCTGCCTCCTGTTTCTCATCTAAGcctatatttttatttcctcatGTGTTCTGTGTTATTATAAGGTGGATGAACTGAATGATTAGCTTATTTTTTGAACGATACCTGCTACAGAATAAtacatattaatatattaattagagtcccaatgatcatcacacacacatctgggtgtggtgaaatttgtcctctgcatttaacccatccccgtgtgattttaatccatcccctgggggagaggggagtagtgagcagcagcggtgccgcgctcgggaattatttggtgatctaacccaccaattccaacccttaatgctaagtgccaagcagggaggcaacgggtcccatttttatactctttggtatgacccggccggggcttgaatccacaaccttccagtctcagggcggacactctaccactagcccactgagctggtcaaatGATAAAGAAGATATATATCCATATAGATATTGATACAGTGATATAGATGTAGATATATAGATTTCGTGCTGCCTAGTCACTTTTCAGGAGAGCCCAAAATCATGCATATTTGTTCTACTAAAGCTTATAAACATCAAATCTCTAGATCTACAGTGGGAAGAACAAGTATTTGATTGCTGATTTTTCGGGTTTTCCCACTTGCAAAGCATGTAGAAGTTTGTAATTTCTGTCATAGGTACTCTTCAACTGTGAGTGATGGAatctaaaacaaaaatccagaaaatcacGTTGTaggatttttaaataaataatttccaTTTTATTGCCTGAAATAAGTATGAAAACAGAACTTAATAATATTTGGTGCAGAAACCTTTGTTTGCAATTACAGAGATCAGACGTTTCCTGTAGTTCTTGACCAAGTTTGCACACACTGCAGCAGGGATTTTGGCCCACTCCTCCATACAGATCTCCCCCAGAGCCTTCAGGTTTCAGGGCTGTCGCTGGGCCACGTCTGATCTCTGTAATGGCATATATTGCGAGTCTAGAGACTTTATCCAAACATCACTTACACAAGTTGTTTTGGTGAACTCATGTGATTGATCCTTCAGATATCGCGCTGTGACTTCATGGAGCCGAATCAAAGGGATCGGTGTTCCGAAGTGGATGGCCATTGAGATTGCACTCATCTGGATATTATCCATCATCCTGGCTGTGCCCGAGGCAGTTGCTTTTGACATGATCACTATGGACTACAAAGGCGAACGTTTGAGAATCTGTTTATTGCACCCCATGCAGAAAACAGACCTTATGAGGGTAAGCTGATACACACAGAGAAGTCAACCAGTGCATGATCTGGAGATATGTCTGATGTCACCTAAGTCAAGAGCGCTGTGACAGCTTCTAGGTTAGCACGAGGTCAAAAAGAGTTTACTGAAGCGTGTATCGCTGATTTCTGGCACAAAATATTCTCCTATGCAAATTTAGGTTCACGTGTTCAAGTTATTCTTTTTGAacgtaggtgtcaaactcaaggcccggtggccagatacggcccaccacatcattttatgtggcccgagaAGACAAATTGTGACTTTGTGTCAAGACTGAATTAATAATTGAACTCTTTTAAATAATACAGATATTacaagcaatttttattaccattatttttttaaaatatttgaacagtttttactcctCTCGGATTTCATTAACTGCGTTGACAGTTATAATAGGCTTCTGAAGGagactatgactacaatgcggcccgtgacaaagaTGAGTTTGACAGTCCTGTTTTAGAATGCATTTCTGACTATTCATTTGATTCTTCCTAGTTTTACAAATCAGTGAAGGACTGGTGGCTGTTCAGTGCATATTTCTGTCTGCCATTGGCCTGCACTGCCATTTTTTATACTCTG encodes:
- the ednrba gene encoding endothelin receptor Ba, whose translation is MKPLYNLGLLLLGLHFLTVSGQLEPKNQMPPDPLTATQRSGLVERDVQGPVRPNNTMPRRRMPPMCSAPTEIRDTFKYINTVVSCLVFVVGIIGNSTLLRIIYKNKCMRNGPNILIASLALGDLLHIIIGIPINVYKLLAEDWPFGVALCKVVPFVQKASVGITVLSLCALSIDRYRAVTSWSRIKGIGVPKWMAIEIALIWILSIILAVPEAVAFDMITMDYKGERLRICLLHPMQKTDLMRFYKSVKDWWLFSAYFCLPLACTAIFYTLMTCEMLRKKNGVQIALSDHLKQRREVAKTVFCLVLVFALCWLPLHLSRILKLTIYDEKDPNRCELLSFFLVLDYIGINMASVNSCINPIALYMVSKRFKNCFRSCLCCWCLPAEVLMMDEKQSCMKLKVTERASDQSNSRMTNKSTTA